In Chryseobacterium camelliae, one DNA window encodes the following:
- a CDS encoding glycosyltransferase family 2 protein has protein sequence MKKISIVIPAYNEEGNVAMIHRKIQDVFSGLRNYDFEIIFVNDGSRDNTQEQLEELSRQYPAEVKFIEFSRNFGHQPAVKAGMDHAHGNAVISMDGDLQHPPELIPEMIRKWEEGYDVVYTIRTYPKQISYFKRKTSDFFYKILSGLSDVDLTKGGGSDFRLLDANAVEVMRNFNEDDLFLRGLTSWMGFKQTGIEFTANERLSGQSSYNLKKMITFAFTGITAFSVKPLYIAAYLGFLFSGISVIGYVLYVIYSFVARTEISGWASLIMTIVFFGGLQLIILGIIGIYLGKIFKQVKDRPNYIIKNKKF, from the coding sequence CAGGAATTATGATTTTGAAATCATTTTCGTTAATGATGGCAGTCGGGACAATACACAGGAGCAGCTTGAGGAACTTTCACGGCAGTATCCTGCTGAAGTGAAGTTTATAGAATTTTCACGGAATTTCGGTCATCAGCCTGCTGTGAAAGCGGGGATGGACCATGCCCACGGCAATGCTGTCATCTCTATGGACGGCGATCTTCAGCATCCGCCGGAACTTATCCCGGAAATGATCAGGAAATGGGAAGAGGGGTATGATGTGGTGTACACGATCAGGACATATCCTAAGCAGATCTCTTATTTTAAACGCAAGACCTCCGATTTTTTCTATAAAATCCTGTCCGGACTTTCCGATGTAGACCTTACTAAAGGCGGCGGCTCTGATTTCAGGCTGCTGGATGCCAATGCGGTGGAGGTGATGAGGAACTTCAATGAAGACGATCTGTTTTTAAGGGGACTGACCAGCTGGATGGGCTTTAAGCAGACCGGAATTGAATTTACTGCCAACGAGCGGCTTTCCGGACAGAGCAGTTACAACCTTAAAAAGATGATCACCTTTGCCTTTACGGGGATTACGGCTTTCAGCGTCAAACCATTGTATATTGCAGCTTATCTGGGATTTCTTTTTTCCGGGATTTCTGTAATCGGGTATGTACTGTACGTCATCTATTCCTTTGTTGCCAGAACAGAAATTTCAGGTTGGGCATCATTGATAATGACCATCGTTTTTTTTGGCGGATTACAATTGATTATCTTAGGCATTATAGGGATCTATTTGGGGAAAATTTTTAAACAGGTAAAAGACCGCCCTAATTACATCATCAAAAACAAAAAATTTTAA
- a CDS encoding polysaccharide deacetylase family protein, giving the protein MVLLSFDIEEFDMPLEYQGEIPFDRQISVSQTGLGRILDLLKKHQVRATFFSTVVFAEHSKPLIERLLDEGHELASHTWFHSEFEEKHLKESKDRLEELFSTQVTGLRMPRMMPVSQNAVEEAGYSYNSSVNPTFLPGRYNNLKVSRTYFKEGKVTQVPASVSPNFRIPLFWLSFHNFPLTLYKKLASDTLKKDRYLNVYFHPWEFAEIKDEAYKLPGFTVKNSGLDMVNRFEDFIVWLKQNNHTFGTFREFQKQMGL; this is encoded by the coding sequence ATGGTTTTATTGAGTTTTGACATCGAAGAATTTGATATGCCATTGGAATATCAGGGTGAAATTCCCTTCGACAGACAGATATCCGTTTCCCAGACCGGACTCGGAAGAATTTTAGATCTCCTTAAAAAACACCAGGTAAGAGCCACTTTCTTTTCTACCGTTGTTTTTGCGGAACACAGTAAGCCATTAATTGAAAGATTGCTGGATGAGGGACATGAACTGGCTTCCCACACCTGGTTCCACTCCGAGTTTGAGGAAAAACACCTTAAGGAATCCAAAGACAGGCTGGAGGAACTGTTTTCTACCCAGGTTACCGGTTTGAGGATGCCGCGCATGATGCCGGTAAGCCAAAATGCCGTGGAAGAGGCGGGTTATTCTTACAATTCATCCGTTAACCCTACATTTCTTCCGGGAAGATATAATAATCTGAAAGTTTCAAGAACCTATTTTAAGGAAGGGAAGGTTACCCAGGTTCCTGCCTCGGTTTCGCCAAATTTCAGGATTCCGCTTTTCTGGCTGAGTTTCCATAACTTCCCGTTAACATTATATAAAAAACTGGCTTCAGATACGCTTAAAAAAGACCGATATCTCAATGTGTATTTCCATCCGTGGGAATTCGCTGAAATCAAGGATGAAGCTTACAAACTACCGGGATTTACGGTTAAAAATTCAGGGCTGGATATGGTAAATCGTTTTGAGGATTTTATTGTATGGCTTAAGCAAAATAATCATACCTTCGGGACGTTCAGGGAATTTCAAAAACAGATGGGATTATGA
- a CDS encoding glycosyltransferase family 4 protein, translating to MKIAYDAKRFFHNTSGLGNYSRDLVRILAEYFPENEYLLLNKNKSQRGQDILDRPDVRFVETSKGSLSRQLKMGKDAQDQHADIFHGLSGELPLKWTSRPIKKVVTIHDLIFLRYPQYYSFFDRKIHLWKFKKAANAADRIIAISEKTKQDIIHFLKVPEHKIEVVYQGCHQAFKEQQPEDFIQSVKKKYSLPERFILNVGTIEERKNLLSIVKSIRNTAIPLVVVGRKTKYAGKAEAFIRKNKMEQQVLFLEGVSMDELAALYKLADIFVYPSFFEGFGIPVIESLFSKTVVITSNTSCLPEAGGPDSVYIDPGNELDLKAKITFLWNSESERKRRAEKGFEFVQKFNDRPIAHQLMNLYQKLL from the coding sequence ATGAAGATAGCTTACGATGCCAAAAGGTTTTTCCACAATACTTCAGGACTGGGAAATTATTCCCGCGATCTGGTCCGGATATTAGCTGAATATTTTCCTGAAAATGAATACCTGCTCCTCAATAAGAATAAATCTCAAAGAGGCCAAGATATCCTTGATCGGCCTGATGTCCGGTTTGTGGAAACCTCTAAAGGAAGTTTGTCAAGACAGCTTAAAATGGGGAAGGATGCACAGGACCAGCATGCTGATATTTTCCATGGATTGTCGGGTGAATTGCCTTTAAAGTGGACCAGCAGGCCTATCAAAAAGGTAGTGACCATTCATGACCTGATCTTCCTGCGATATCCTCAGTATTATTCTTTTTTCGACCGTAAGATCCATCTCTGGAAGTTTAAGAAAGCAGCGAATGCTGCAGACAGAATCATTGCGATTTCCGAGAAGACGAAACAGGATATCATCCATTTTTTGAAAGTTCCGGAACATAAAATCGAAGTGGTGTACCAGGGCTGCCATCAGGCATTCAAGGAGCAGCAGCCTGAAGACTTTATTCAGTCTGTAAAGAAAAAATACAGCCTTCCCGAAAGATTCATCCTTAATGTAGGCACCATTGAAGAGCGCAAAAACCTGCTCAGTATCGTGAAGAGCATCAGGAATACGGCTATTCCTTTGGTTGTTGTCGGCAGGAAAACAAAATATGCCGGAAAAGCAGAGGCTTTCATCCGCAAAAACAAGATGGAACAACAGGTCCTTTTCCTGGAAGGGGTATCGATGGATGAACTGGCCGCTTTGTATAAACTCGCGGATATTTTTGTATACCCCAGTTTTTTTGAAGGTTTCGGGATCCCCGTGATCGAATCGCTTTTCTCAAAAACCGTAGTCATTACCAGCAATACCAGCTGCCTTCCGGAAGCCGGCGGACCGGATTCCGTTTATATCGATCCCGGAAATGAACTTGATCTAAAAGCAAAAATCACCTTTTTATGGAACAGTGAATCTGAGCGGAAACGCCGTGCTGAAAAGGGTTTTGAGTTCGTTCAGAAATTCAATGACCGTCCGATAGCACATCAGCTGATGAACCTTTATCAAAAATTATTGTAA
- the hisG gene encoding ATP phosphoribosyltransferase, whose product MSILKIAIQKSGRLYEDSLQLLRDCGIDTNNGKDQLKVSVNNFPMEIMYLRNSDIPQYLEDGVVDVAIVGENLLAEKQKNSGVVQKLGFSRCRVSLAVPKDVDTDELSYFQGKKIATSYPNTLKKFLDERGITADIHVISGSVEIAPNIGLADGICDIVSSGSTLFKNGLRETITLLQSEAVLAKNTRLGAEKELILQKFLFRIKAVLKAKNSKYILMNVPDGKIAEISSVLPVLKSPTVIPLAEKGWSSIHSVIDEDRFWEVIDELKAKGAQDILIIPIDKMVI is encoded by the coding sequence ATGAGTATATTAAAAATTGCCATTCAGAAAAGCGGCCGGCTGTATGAAGATTCACTTCAGCTTCTCAGGGACTGCGGCATTGATACCAATAACGGAAAAGACCAGCTGAAGGTTTCCGTCAACAATTTCCCGATGGAAATTATGTACCTGCGCAACTCAGACATCCCGCAATACCTGGAAGATGGAGTAGTAGATGTGGCTATTGTAGGCGAAAACCTTCTGGCAGAAAAACAGAAAAACAGCGGAGTCGTTCAGAAACTGGGATTTTCCAGATGCCGCGTTTCGTTAGCAGTTCCGAAAGATGTAGATACTGATGAACTGAGCTATTTCCAGGGAAAGAAAATCGCTACGTCCTATCCCAACACCCTTAAAAAATTCTTGGATGAGCGGGGAATTACCGCTGATATCCACGTGATCTCCGGATCAGTGGAGATCGCCCCGAATATCGGACTGGCAGACGGGATCTGTGATATCGTCAGCTCAGGCAGCACCCTCTTTAAAAACGGATTAAGGGAAACCATCACACTGTTACAGTCTGAAGCCGTCCTGGCGAAAAATACCCGTCTTGGTGCTGAAAAGGAGCTCATCCTTCAAAAATTCCTCTTCAGGATCAAAGCGGTTCTGAAAGCTAAAAATTCAAAATATATCTTGATGAATGTACCGGATGGTAAAATTGCGGAAATTTCCTCTGTACTTCCGGTCCTGAAAAGCCCAACAGTGATTCCCCTGGCTGAAAAAGGCTGGAGCAGCATCCATTCTGTCATTGATGAAGACCGCTTCTGGGAGGTCATTGATGAGCTTAAGGCAAAAGGAGCCCAGGATATTTTAATTATTCCAATCGATAAAATGGTGATCTAA
- the hisD gene encoding histidinol dehydrogenase, which yields MKTYRYPAKSAWKSMTRRPVIQREELSAIVQEIFQQVQQNGDRALLEFSRKFDDSDLETVAVSNDEIKAAEKMVSKDLKAAIVQAKQNITLFHAAQQNKIEKIETTAGVICWRENRAIEKVGIYIPGGTAPLFSTVLMLAIPAQLAGCREIVLCTPPDQNGNINPAILYAAQLCGVSRIFKAGGAQAVAAMTFGTESIPSVNKIFGPGNQYVMAAKEYAQRFGVAMDMPAGPSEVLVIADENAIPGFCAADLLSQAEHGSDSQVVFITTDERIFDQTIEETERQLKELSRNEFAGQSLANSHFIVLNSMEEALEFSNLYAPEHLILAVNSFEKYIPNVQNAGSVFLGNYSCESAGDYASGTNHTLPTNGFANSYSGVSLDSFVKKITFQHLTEEGLENLGNTIEIMAEAEGLMAHKNAVTIRLKSRQ from the coding sequence ATGAAGACATATAGATATCCCGCAAAATCAGCATGGAAATCAATGACCAGGCGACCCGTTATTCAACGGGAAGAACTCTCGGCGATTGTTCAGGAAATATTCCAGCAGGTGCAGCAAAACGGCGACCGGGCTCTTCTGGAGTTCAGCCGAAAGTTTGACGATTCCGATCTGGAAACAGTGGCTGTTTCAAATGATGAAATTAAAGCCGCTGAAAAAATGGTCAGCAAAGACCTGAAAGCTGCCATTGTTCAGGCTAAACAAAATATCACGCTCTTCCATGCTGCGCAGCAGAACAAAATTGAAAAAATTGAAACTACGGCAGGAGTAATATGCTGGAGGGAAAACAGGGCAATTGAAAAAGTCGGCATCTATATTCCCGGCGGAACTGCACCGCTTTTCTCCACGGTTTTAATGCTGGCCATTCCGGCACAGCTTGCAGGATGCAGGGAAATTGTCCTCTGTACGCCGCCGGATCAGAACGGAAATATCAATCCTGCTATCCTGTATGCTGCCCAGCTGTGTGGAGTCAGCCGGATCTTCAAAGCAGGCGGGGCACAGGCCGTTGCTGCCATGACATTCGGAACAGAAAGCATCCCTTCTGTCAACAAGATCTTTGGACCCGGTAATCAATACGTCATGGCTGCCAAAGAATATGCCCAGCGTTTCGGGGTGGCTATGGATATGCCAGCGGGCCCCAGCGAAGTGCTGGTTATCGCCGATGAAAATGCCATACCCGGATTCTGTGCTGCCGACCTTCTTTCCCAGGCGGAACACGGTAGTGACAGCCAGGTGGTCTTCATCACCACAGATGAAAGAATATTCGATCAGACTATAGAAGAAACGGAAAGACAGCTTAAAGAACTTTCACGGAATGAATTTGCGGGACAATCCCTGGCCAACAGCCATTTTATTGTGTTGAACAGCATGGAAGAAGCCCTGGAGTTCAGTAACCTGTATGCCCCGGAACATCTTATTCTGGCAGTGAATTCTTTTGAAAAGTATATTCCTAATGTTCAGAATGCGGGTTCGGTATTCCTCGGCAATTATTCCTGCGAAAGTGCCGGAGATTATGCCAGCGGAACCAATCATACGCTTCCTACAAATGGTTTTGCGAATAGTTACAGCGGGGTTTCGCTTGACAGTTTCGTGAAAAAAATCACCTTTCAGCACCTAACGGAGGAAGGGCTGGAAAACCTGGGAAATACTATAGAGATCATGGCAGAAGCCGAAGGCCTGATGGCCCATAAAAATGCCGTAACCATCCGTTTAAAATCAAGACAATGA
- the hisC gene encoding histidinol-phosphate transaminase, which produces MTTSTINALVRKNILQLQPYISYRDQLPLEDPVLLDANESPFGAYNRYPDSTQSKLKNKLSEYKNIGPQCIAIGNGSDELIDLVIKIFCEPKKDAIMIMNPSFAMYGFYAAINENKVIGLNLNDRFEIKKEDFIETTKNNPSKVFFICSPNNPTGNSVDDLEFFIRNYNGIVVVDEAYIEFSGKDSALSLLEKYPNLIILQTFSKAWGMAGARVGVAYASEEIITLINSVKAPYNVNSISQELIIEMLDDNTLFNENLKNILAEKQWLEKSLRDMDCIDKVFPTDANFFLIRFNNAEIIYQALLNENILTSKRMPQIPQCIRINVGSRDENQKLINVLKNIRL; this is translated from the coding sequence ATGACAACATCTACCATCAATGCGTTAGTAAGGAAAAATATCCTTCAGCTGCAGCCCTATATAAGCTATCGCGATCAGCTTCCTCTTGAAGACCCCGTCTTGCTGGACGCCAATGAAAGCCCTTTCGGGGCCTATAACCGGTATCCGGATTCTACTCAGAGCAAGCTTAAAAACAAACTTTCGGAATATAAAAATATAGGCCCACAATGCATTGCAATCGGAAACGGGAGTGATGAATTGATCGACCTGGTCATAAAAATTTTCTGTGAGCCTAAAAAAGATGCGATAATGATCATGAATCCTTCTTTTGCCATGTACGGATTTTATGCCGCCATCAATGAAAATAAGGTGATAGGCCTGAACCTCAATGATCGCTTTGAAATAAAAAAAGAAGATTTTATTGAGACAACGAAAAACAATCCCTCAAAAGTATTCTTTATCTGTTCGCCCAACAATCCTACAGGAAACAGTGTAGATGATCTGGAATTTTTCATCCGGAACTATAATGGCATTGTCGTAGTGGATGAAGCATACATTGAATTTTCCGGAAAAGACTCTGCTTTATCACTTCTGGAAAAATATCCTAACCTTATCATTCTACAGACCTTTTCAAAAGCCTGGGGAATGGCCGGCGCAAGGGTAGGCGTTGCCTATGCTTCCGAAGAAATAATTACTTTGATTAATAGTGTAAAAGCTCCGTACAATGTCAACAGCATCAGTCAGGAACTCATCATAGAGATGCTTGACGACAATACCCTTTTTAATGAAAACCTTAAAAATATCCTTGCAGAAAAGCAATGGCTGGAGAAGTCGTTAAGAGATATGGATTGCATTGATAAGGTATTTCCAACCGATGCCAATTTTTTCCTGATTCGCTTTAACAATGCGGAAATAATCTATCAGGCATTGCTGAATGAAAATATACTCACCAGCAAAAGGATGCCGCAGATCCCACAATGCATCCGGATCAATGTAGGAAGCAGGGATGAAAACCAAAAGCTTATCAATGTATTAAAAAATATAAGGCTATGA
- the hisB gene encoding bifunctional histidinol-phosphatase/imidazoleglycerol-phosphate dehydratase HisB: MKKVLFIDRDGTLIREPEDFQIDTLEKLEFYPGVFQNLSRIARELEYELVMVTNQDGLGTESFPMDDFKGPHDKMLTAFKNEGIVFQDILIDRSFEHENLPTRKPGLGMLNQYIYGDYDLENSFVIGDRLTDIRLAKNLGAKAIFISNTTDQEAVLSTESWADIYQFLKQIPRKAKVLRKTNETEIEIEINLDGRGKSDISTGLHFFDHMLEQISRHGNLDLTVKVNGDLHVDEHHTIEDTGIVLGETILKALGKKKGIERYGFLLPMDDCLAQVALDFGGRPWLVWDVAFNREKIGDVPVEMFFHFFKSLTDSARCNLNIKAEGGNEHHKIEAVFKAFAKALKMAVQQTDTNFNIPSTKGSL, from the coding sequence ATGAAGAAAGTATTATTTATAGACCGGGATGGTACGCTGATCAGAGAGCCGGAAGACTTTCAGATCGATACCCTGGAAAAACTGGAATTTTATCCTGGAGTATTCCAAAACCTGTCCAGGATCGCCCGTGAACTCGAATATGAACTGGTTATGGTGACCAACCAGGACGGGTTAGGCACAGAGAGCTTTCCTATGGATGATTTTAAAGGCCCTCACGACAAGATGCTTACAGCGTTTAAGAATGAAGGTATTGTATTTCAGGACATCCTTATCGACAGGAGCTTTGAACATGAAAACCTGCCAACCAGAAAACCTGGTCTCGGTATGCTCAACCAATACATATACGGTGACTACGACCTTGAAAATTCCTTTGTCATCGGAGACCGCCTTACGGATATCAGGCTGGCAAAGAATTTAGGGGCAAAAGCCATTTTTATCAGTAATACGACCGATCAGGAAGCCGTTTTAAGTACGGAAAGCTGGGCAGATATCTATCAGTTCCTGAAGCAGATCCCGAGAAAAGCAAAGGTACTCCGTAAAACCAATGAAACAGAGATTGAAATAGAAATCAACCTCGATGGAAGAGGAAAATCCGATATCTCTACCGGACTGCATTTCTTCGATCATATGCTGGAACAGATTTCCAGGCACGGAAATCTTGATCTGACAGTTAAAGTCAATGGAGACCTGCATGTTGATGAACACCACACCATAGAAGATACGGGCATTGTTTTAGGGGAAACCATCCTCAAGGCATTGGGCAAGAAGAAGGGCATTGAACGGTATGGATTTTTATTACCGATGGATGATTGCCTGGCCCAGGTTGCTCTGGACTTCGGAGGCCGGCCGTGGCTTGTATGGGATGTGGCATTCAATAGGGAAAAAATTGGCGATGTCCCCGTAGAAATGTTCTTTCATTTCTTTAAATCATTAACTGATTCTGCCCGATGCAATCTGAACATCAAAGCAGAAGGGGGCAATGAACACCACAAGATTGAAGCTGTCTTTAAAGCGTTTGCCAAAGCCCTGAAAATGGCTGTTCAGCAGACTGATACCAATTTTAATATTCCTTCAACCAAAGGAAGCCTGTAA
- the hisH gene encoding imidazole glycerol phosphate synthase subunit HisH translates to MIAIIKYNGGNVNSVQNALNRLNADSVVTDDFETIHNADKVIFPGVGEASSTMALLREKGLDRFIPTLQQPVLGICLGMQLMCGNNEEGNTRGMGIFDLEVKRFPPQDLVPHMGWNILHNRRSPLFAGFEQENDCYFVHSYYCELSEYTTSVCDYILPFSASLQKDNFFAVQFHPEKSGHAGNEILKNFLKLPL, encoded by the coding sequence ATGATTGCGATTATTAAATACAACGGAGGAAATGTAAACTCCGTACAAAATGCGCTCAACCGGCTTAATGCCGATTCGGTGGTGACTGATGATTTTGAAACCATCCATAACGCAGATAAAGTCATTTTTCCGGGAGTAGGCGAAGCATCATCTACAATGGCGCTCTTAAGGGAAAAAGGGCTTGACCGGTTCATTCCTACCTTACAGCAGCCTGTCTTAGGTATTTGCCTCGGCATGCAGCTGATGTGCGGAAATAATGAAGAAGGCAATACCCGGGGAATGGGAATTTTTGATCTGGAAGTTAAAAGATTTCCTCCGCAAGATTTAGTTCCCCATATGGGATGGAATATACTGCACAACCGCCGGTCACCGCTTTTTGCCGGATTTGAACAGGAAAACGACTGCTATTTTGTGCACAGCTATTATTGCGAATTATCGGAATATACCACATCCGTCTGTGATTACATCCTCCCGTTCAGTGCGTCTTTGCAGAAGGATAATTTCTTCGCAGTACAGTTTCATCCTGAAAAATCAGGCCATGCAGGCAATGAAATCCTGAAGAACTTTTTAAAATTACCATTATGA
- the hisA gene encoding 1-(5-phosphoribosyl)-5-[(5-phosphoribosylamino)methylideneamino]imidazole-4-carboxamide isomerase, whose protein sequence is MKIIPAIDIIGGKCVRLSKGDYETKKVYNENPAEVAKEFEDHGIRYLHLVDLDGAKSRHIVNQKVLEKIARTTNLQIDFGGGLKTLEDIETAFSSGASQITIGSIAVQDPEFCFQLIEKFGPEKIILGADCDRRKIKTSGWLEESQLDVIDFILQYQEKGIANVICTDIAKDGMLEGPSTQLYEDILNRTSAQLTASGGISCMEDVYKMKEIGCSGTIIGKAIYEGKIRLDELRDFMEIWI, encoded by the coding sequence ATGAAAATTATTCCCGCCATAGATATCATCGGTGGAAAATGTGTCCGGCTGTCAAAAGGCGATTACGAGACTAAAAAAGTCTACAATGAAAATCCGGCAGAAGTAGCAAAGGAGTTTGAAGACCATGGCATTCGCTATCTGCACCTTGTAGATCTTGACGGAGCGAAATCCAGGCATATCGTGAATCAGAAAGTGCTAGAAAAAATCGCCCGTACTACCAATCTTCAGATCGATTTCGGAGGAGGTCTGAAAACCCTTGAAGACATTGAAACCGCCTTCAGCTCAGGGGCAAGCCAGATTACCATTGGAAGCATCGCCGTTCAGGATCCTGAATTCTGCTTCCAACTGATCGAAAAGTTTGGTCCGGAAAAAATTATTCTCGGTGCCGATTGTGACCGGCGCAAAATAAAAACTTCCGGCTGGCTGGAGGAAAGCCAGTTGGATGTCATTGATTTTATCCTTCAGTATCAGGAAAAAGGAATTGCCAATGTCATCTGCACGGATATTGCCAAAGACGGGATGCTGGAAGGTCCGTCTACCCAATTATATGAGGACATTTTAAACCGTACATCAGCTCAATTGACAGCAAGCGGCGGGATTTCATGCATGGAAGATGTTTATAAGATGAAAGAAATTGGTTGTTCGGGAACCATTATCGGGAAAGCGATTTACGAAGGGAAGATACGCCTGGATGAACTGCGGGACTTTATGGAAATTTGGATTTAA
- the hisF gene encoding imidazole glycerol phosphate synthase subunit HisF — protein MLKKRIIPCLDIKDGTTVKGVNFEGLRNAGDPVELAKKYELEGADELVFLDITATLEERKTFAGLVRTIASELSIPFTVGGGISSVEDVRLLLEAGADKISINSSAVRDPDLISVLAKEFGSQCIVVAVDTRLVNGTDWVHIKGGRERTRLRTLDWVQQAEAAGAGEILLTSMDGDGTKNGFDLRITRQVAEHIGIPVIASGGAGKTEDFQQVFLETKATGALAASVFHFGEIGIRELKKELQSKNIAVR, from the coding sequence ATGCTAAAAAAAAGAATCATACCCTGTCTTGACATCAAAGACGGAACAACCGTTAAGGGAGTCAATTTTGAAGGACTCCGGAATGCAGGAGATCCCGTGGAGCTGGCTAAAAAATATGAACTGGAGGGTGCAGATGAATTGGTCTTTCTGGACATTACCGCTACACTGGAAGAACGCAAGACCTTTGCCGGATTGGTCCGTACAATTGCGTCGGAACTCAGCATTCCCTTTACGGTAGGCGGGGGAATTTCTTCTGTAGAAGATGTTAGGCTTCTTCTCGAAGCAGGAGCCGATAAGATCAGCATCAATTCTTCGGCCGTCCGGGATCCTGATTTAATTTCCGTGCTGGCTAAAGAATTTGGCAGTCAATGCATCGTTGTCGCGGTAGATACCCGGTTAGTTAATGGTACGGATTGGGTACATATCAAAGGCGGCAGGGAGCGTACCCGGCTCAGAACCTTGGATTGGGTACAGCAGGCGGAAGCAGCAGGGGCCGGGGAAATCCTTCTGACTTCCATGGATGGCGATGGTACGAAAAATGGGTTTGACCTTAGGATTACACGGCAGGTAGCCGAACACATCGGTATTCCTGTCATCGCCTCCGGAGGAGCCGGAAAAACGGAGGATTTTCAACAGGTATTCCTTGAAACGAAAGCCACAGGAGCCCTGGCCGCCAGTGTTTTCCACTTTGGAGAAATTGGGATTAGAGAACTGAAAAAAGAATTACAATCAAAAAATATAGCCGTACGATGA